The following are from one region of the Paenibacillus sp. JZ16 genome:
- a CDS encoding helix-turn-helix domain-containing protein, whose amino-acid sequence MPQIDRHKNRTVDIEFVAAEDFAHFPYPERFTLVFVTNGSIKGILNERPITISAPAILCLSEEDTIQVFDKHNASASSFSFHPDFLNSTPHSETQTYFPTDLKIETGLSLFRKSPERTGIPRITEKAYPQLFEWFFVLGTEVYAQSDALWACRIKKYFIQIMGVLEDLNRHSELSPVDLVLEYIHTNYPDKIILEDLTKCAYLNRVSLNKMFQERCGCTAMGYLLSHRLKVAGNLLTHTDMTLNEIARATGFEYDTYFIKQFTAKKGMSPTAYREISRKFSAAQ is encoded by the coding sequence ATGCCACAAATTGATCGCCATAAAAACAGAACGGTAGATATCGAATTTGTAGCTGCCGAAGATTTTGCACATTTCCCCTACCCGGAGCGGTTTACGCTTGTTTTTGTTACGAATGGAAGTATAAAAGGGATATTGAACGAACGCCCGATCACCATTTCAGCACCCGCTATTCTTTGTTTGTCTGAAGAGGATACGATACAAGTTTTTGATAAGCACAACGCTTCTGCATCATCATTTAGTTTTCATCCGGATTTTCTTAACTCGACCCCCCATTCTGAAACACAAACTTATTTTCCGACCGATTTGAAAATAGAAACAGGTCTTTCGCTGTTTCGTAAGTCTCCTGAACGAACGGGGATACCTCGCATAACCGAGAAGGCATATCCACAATTATTCGAGTGGTTTTTTGTGCTTGGCACAGAAGTGTATGCGCAAAGCGATGCACTCTGGGCATGTAGAATAAAAAAATATTTTATACAAATAATGGGGGTGCTTGAAGACTTAAACCGTCACAGCGAACTGTCACCTGTGGATTTAGTTCTGGAATATATACACACAAATTATCCGGACAAAATCATCCTGGAAGATTTAACAAAATGCGCGTACTTGAACCGCGTTTCTCTCAATAAGATGTTTCAGGAAAGATGCGGGTGCACCGCAATGGGTTACTTACTGTCGCACCGCTTGAAGGTTGCGGGGAATCTTCTGACCCATACAGACATGACCTTAAATGAAATTGCACGTGCTACCGGATTTGAGTATGACACTTACTTCATTAAACAATTTACGGCTAAAAAAGGCATGTCACCAACAGCATATCGGGAAATCTCCCGAAAGTTCTCTGCTGCCCAATAA
- a CDS encoding TetR/AcrR family transcriptional regulator, which yields MHLFVDNLYEDITMKMVLDRLSMHPGTFYRYFEDKDDLYCLLIRNVTQKRVAYFNNSNEDSLFQFFLTGLFGNVNGIMTEPLNELEIKLTETPLYIPENILLKIYLNVLKGESFPLIKDILRRMRVDGYLRPDFDDDLIFFMFESMQFNLVLFFREFDIKDSKLQHKISKYFADFMGHGLLEDHKHSEIVSDLKKAKE from the coding sequence GTGCATCTTTTCGTTGATAATCTTTACGAGGATATAACTATGAAGATGGTTTTGGATCGTCTGTCCATGCACCCCGGAACATTTTATCGGTATTTTGAAGACAAAGATGACCTTTATTGTCTCTTAATACGTAATGTGACTCAGAAAAGAGTTGCGTATTTTAATAACAGTAATGAAGATTCCCTTTTCCAGTTTTTCCTTACTGGCTTATTTGGTAACGTTAATGGCATTATGACCGAGCCACTGAATGAGTTGGAAATCAAACTCACTGAAACACCTTTATACATTCCTGAGAACATTTTGCTTAAAATATATCTGAATGTGCTAAAGGGCGAGTCATTCCCCTTAATCAAGGACATCTTACGCCGAATGAGGGTTGATGGATATCTCCGACCTGATTTTGACGACGACCTGATTTTTTTTATGTTTGAGTCAATGCAGTTTAATTTAGTCCTGTTTTTTAGGGAATTCGATATTAAAGACTCTAAGCTGCAACATAAGATTAGCAAGTACTTTGCTGACTTTATGGGTCATGGGCTGCTTGAAGATCATAAACATTCTGAAATTGTTAGCGATCTCAAGAAAGCCAAGGAGTAG
- the gap gene encoding type I glyceraldehyde-3-phosphate dehydrogenase: MAINIAINGFGRIGRLAFRQLFDTEGYRVAAINDLTSPQMLAHLLKHDTTQGRYDAKIGYNENSLNVNGVDIPIYAEKDPGKLPWKELQIDVVLECTGFLASKKASAAHIEAGAKKVLISTTAGKDVPTIVFGINEHTLAKNDTIVSAASCTTNCLAPMAYFLNELAPLKKGFMTTIHAYTNDQNTLDGPHPKIDLRRARSAAGNIIPTSTGAAKAIGLVIPSLDGKLDGTSQRVPVMAGSLTELTAVVGGSVTVEQVNKKMEQSQSKEYGYTDEQLVSSDIIGMTYGSLFDATQTKVTELGTDTLVKIAAWYDNENSFTSQLIRTAKYLAKL; this comes from the coding sequence ATGGCAATTAACATCGCAATTAACGGTTTTGGCAGAATTGGCAGACTTGCATTTCGGCAGCTTTTTGATACAGAAGGATATAGAGTTGCAGCCATCAATGATCTTACAAGTCCGCAGATGCTTGCGCACTTGCTGAAGCATGACACCACGCAAGGGCGTTATGATGCCAAGATTGGTTATAACGAAAACAGCTTGAACGTGAACGGTGTGGATATTCCGATCTATGCCGAAAAAGACCCAGGAAAGCTCCCGTGGAAAGAACTGCAAATTGACGTTGTTCTGGAATGCACTGGCTTCTTGGCATCGAAAAAAGCGTCAGCAGCACATATTGAAGCAGGTGCCAAAAAGGTGCTGATCTCCACCACAGCCGGGAAGGATGTTCCCACTATTGTTTTCGGTATCAATGAACATACGTTGGCTAAGAACGATACCATTGTTTCGGCAGCTTCCTGTACGACGAACTGCCTCGCGCCAATGGCGTATTTCTTGAACGAGCTTGCACCACTCAAAAAGGGCTTTATGACCACCATACACGCTTACACAAACGACCAGAACACCTTGGATGGCCCCCATCCCAAGATCGACCTACGGCGGGCGCGTTCTGCGGCGGGCAACATCATCCCGACCTCGACCGGAGCAGCAAAAGCAATCGGGCTAGTGATCCCGTCTTTGGATGGCAAGCTGGATGGAACATCGCAAAGAGTGCCGGTCATGGCGGGCTCACTGACAGAATTAACCGCAGTGGTAGGCGGCTCCGTGACAGTAGAGCAGGTCAACAAGAAGATGGAACAGTCCCAGTCAAAAGAATATGGGTATACAGATGAACAGCTTGTTTCGTCTGATATTATCGGCATGACTTACGGCAGTTTGTTTGACGCCACACAGACAAAGGTAACAGAGCTAGGAACAGATACATTAGTGAAAATTGCTGCGTGGTATGATAACGAGAACTCCTTTACCAGCCAGTTAATACGCACCGCAAAATACCTAGCAAAATTATAA
- a CDS encoding TetR/AcrR family transcriptional regulator — MNGFEKRTQEKKNQVLEATFKLINTEIGIENVTVDEIARHANVGKTTIFKYFGSKENLVHEVFKYFLTQMGETAREIMAENKPFEETIIAMSQNKINYLEKINKQFYLDLMDYFTKKDDDGLSLMMQQYVKESYSLMLDLFHRGRKEGKVDLKYSDEFLLIYFQALVEGISSPHIYPKILPYTAQWTELLIKGIAPSK; from the coding sequence ATGAACGGCTTTGAAAAGAGGACGCAAGAGAAGAAGAATCAAGTTCTAGAAGCAACTTTTAAATTGATTAATACCGAAATCGGCATCGAAAATGTAACAGTCGATGAGATTGCTAGACATGCCAATGTCGGTAAAACGACGATTTTTAAGTATTTTGGGAGCAAAGAAAACCTGGTCCATGAGGTTTTTAAGTATTTTTTAACTCAAATGGGGGAAACCGCCCGAGAAATCATGGCCGAAAATAAACCTTTCGAAGAAACGATCATTGCTATGAGTCAGAACAAAATCAATTATCTAGAAAAAATCAACAAACAATTTTATTTGGATTTAATGGATTATTTTACAAAGAAAGATGATGATGGGTTATCTCTGATGATGCAGCAATACGTCAAGGAAAGCTACAGTCTTATGTTGGATTTGTTTCACCGCGGGCGTAAAGAAGGCAAGGTTGATCTGAAATATTCGGATGAATTTCTTCTGATTTATTTCCAGGCCCTGGTTGAAGGGATCTCCAGCCCGCATATCTACCCAAAGATTCTCCCATATACCGCACAATGGACGGAATTGCTGATAAAAGGTATTGCGCCAAGCAAATAA
- a CDS encoding ABC transporter ATP-binding protein: MTNIVEVQGLQKRFGKFKALHDVSFAVNAGEVVGFIGPNGAGKSTTIRILLGIIHRDAGDAKIFGKDVWKDSLEIHKRISYVPGDVALWGSLTGGEIIDLFMKLHGGGDKNKRDYLIKRFELDPKKKAKGYSKGNRQKVGLIAALSVDSDLYIFDEPTSGLDPLMEAVFQDEVEKIKLAGKAILLSSHILSEVERLADKVVIIRQGKVVETGTLDELRHLTRSTVTIVTQGNVAIMASVNGVHDFKQSGNQATFFADNEFINEILSEAAKLGVKKFESVPPTLEDLFMRHYEV, encoded by the coding sequence ATGACAAACATTGTAGAAGTGCAAGGCTTACAAAAAAGATTCGGGAAATTCAAAGCGCTGCATGACGTGTCATTTGCGGTAAATGCCGGGGAAGTAGTCGGCTTTATCGGACCGAATGGCGCGGGGAAATCCACAACGATTCGCATTTTGCTCGGAATCATCCATCGGGATGCCGGAGATGCAAAAATCTTCGGCAAGGATGTATGGAAAGATAGCCTTGAGATTCATAAACGAATTTCTTATGTACCGGGGGACGTGGCTCTTTGGGGCAGCTTAACAGGCGGCGAAATCATTGATTTATTTATGAAATTGCATGGCGGCGGAGACAAAAATAAACGCGACTATTTGATTAAACGGTTTGAATTGGATCCTAAGAAGAAAGCCAAGGGCTATTCCAAAGGAAATCGGCAAAAAGTCGGCTTGATCGCGGCTTTATCCGTTGACTCCGATTTGTATATTTTCGACGAACCGACTTCCGGCCTTGATCCGTTAATGGAAGCCGTCTTCCAGGATGAGGTCGAAAAAATCAAGCTTGCGGGAAAAGCCATCTTGCTGTCCTCTCATATTTTAAGCGAAGTGGAACGACTGGCCGATAAAGTAGTTATCATTCGCCAAGGCAAAGTGGTTGAAACCGGAACATTGGATGAGCTGCGTCATTTAACGCGTTCTACAGTAACTATAGTAACGCAAGGCAATGTGGCTATAATGGCATCGGTTAACGGTGTTCATGATTTCAAGCAATCCGGCAATCAAGCGACATTCTTTGCGGATAACGAATTTATCAATGAGATTTTGTCCGAAGCGGCAAAATTGGGGGTCAAGAAGTTTGAGTCCGTGCCGCCTACGCTAGAAGACTTATTCATGCGTCATTATGAAGTCTAA
- a CDS encoding carbohydrate ABC transporter permease, with protein MVRGLDDKIFNTIIYVILGICGLVAILPILYVVSVSITPFGEVLRNGGFILFPKEITFSAYRTLLTESNIPKAFQITVLITVIGTAVNLVLTGLMAYPLSRRNLPGRNFFLLMIVFTLLFSGGLIPTYLVVKSMGLLDSIWAMILPNAVWSFNVLIMKSFFEGLPEELFESARMDGAKEFRILLQIVTPLSVPVLLTVGLFYLVGHWNEFFQAIFYVTDRTLYPLQVVVREILMQSQQPLENAENMMPTQTMQMASVMIASLPVIVIYPFLQKHFTKGMLLGSIKG; from the coding sequence ATGGTAAGAGGCCTCGATGATAAAATTTTTAACACAATCATATACGTCATACTCGGAATATGCGGACTTGTCGCCATTCTGCCGATCCTTTATGTCGTGTCCGTATCCATCACTCCGTTCGGAGAAGTGCTGCGCAACGGCGGATTCATATTGTTCCCGAAGGAAATTACGTTTTCCGCTTACCGCACGCTGCTGACGGAGTCCAATATTCCGAAGGCGTTCCAAATTACCGTTCTCATTACGGTGATCGGAACAGCGGTCAATCTCGTCTTGACGGGACTGATGGCGTACCCGCTCAGCCGCCGGAATTTGCCGGGAAGAAACTTTTTTCTGCTCATGATCGTATTTACCTTGTTGTTCAGCGGAGGGCTTATTCCGACCTATCTGGTCGTTAAGTCGATGGGGCTGCTCGATTCTATCTGGGCGATGATTCTGCCAAATGCAGTCTGGAGCTTTAACGTTCTTATTATGAAAAGCTTTTTTGAAGGGCTGCCGGAGGAGCTGTTTGAGTCGGCCCGAATGGATGGAGCCAAAGAGTTCCGTATCCTGCTGCAAATCGTTACGCCGCTTTCCGTTCCTGTCTTGTTGACGGTTGGATTGTTTTACCTGGTCGGCCATTGGAACGAGTTTTTTCAAGCGATTTTTTATGTGACCGATCGCACGCTGTATCCGCTGCAGGTCGTCGTCCGGGAAATTCTGATGCAAAGCCAGCAGCCGCTAGAGAACGCAGAAAATATGATGCCGACGCAAACGATGCAAATGGCATCCGTCATGATTGCGAGCTTGCCGGTCATCGTGATCTATCCGTTTCTTCAAAAGCATTTTACAAAAGGGATGCTGCTTGGTTCGATTAAAGGTTGA
- a CDS encoding AraC family transcriptional regulator, whose amino-acid sequence MEFSRFLEPDLQYHVYVKDTPQFQKTHDTYDHWALFIVEEGAFNYRMGSQSGRAVKDDIVLCPPDLTFYRQTDGLSFHLMGFQWINSLEEPPRVADFPTFGKLRLLNNKRFQSTLSQFREAQYLHAGIGHMYKKHLLRDLLYLLQIEQSEQHTMTLFSEDPTLGRALHLLQQQAEFGLSLKSIAVELGLTQVQLTRLFTREFRITPSAYATNLRMDKVKQLLVYSSLTLVQIAEHCGFTDEHHLSKSFKKLCGVNPSLYRKTHSV is encoded by the coding sequence ATGGAGTTCAGTCGATTTCTGGAACCCGATCTGCAATACCATGTCTACGTGAAGGATACCCCTCAATTTCAGAAAACGCATGATACGTATGATCATTGGGCGTTGTTCATCGTCGAAGAAGGCGCTTTTAATTACAGAATGGGCAGCCAAAGCGGAAGGGCGGTCAAGGATGACATCGTATTATGCCCGCCCGATCTAACTTTTTACCGGCAAACGGACGGTTTATCGTTCCATCTTATGGGGTTTCAATGGATCAATTCCCTAGAGGAGCCGCCGCGTGTGGCGGATTTCCCGACTTTCGGCAAGCTTCGGCTGTTGAACAACAAACGCTTCCAATCCACCCTTTCTCAATTTCGCGAAGCCCAATACTTGCATGCAGGGATTGGTCATATGTACAAGAAACATCTTCTCAGGGATCTGCTCTATTTGCTTCAGATCGAGCAATCCGAGCAGCATACGATGACCTTGTTCAGCGAGGATCCGACCCTTGGCCGAGCCCTGCATCTGCTTCAGCAGCAAGCAGAATTCGGCCTTTCGTTGAAGTCGATCGCTGTGGAGCTTGGTCTAACCCAGGTGCAGCTGACAAGACTGTTTACACGCGAGTTCCGCATAACGCCAAGCGCCTACGCAACTAACCTTAGAATGGACAAGGTGAAGCAGCTCCTTGTATACTCTTCGCTTACCCTTGTCCAAATCGCCGAGCATTGCGGATTTACCGACGAACATCATTTAAGCAAGAGCTTCAAAAAACTGTGCGGGGTCAATCCTTCGTTGTACCGAAAAACTCATAGCGTATGA
- a CDS encoding squalene/phytoene synthase family protein codes for MKEAMSMLKKTSRTFFIPISYLDSGLREAVASGYLCMRAIDEIEDHNELADELKVELLLEIYETFKTQDVMETQFILSPHRTVLPAVTMQIGKWALLCPSSSADIVYRYISKMALHMAEWVQNGWSIHTEEDLDRYTYSVAGMVGEMLSELWYWYDGTRSDLTKAIAFGRGLQAVNILRNREEDLKRGVDFFPDGWGYKEMQQYTHRNLQIADSYIAELKDGPALKFCKIPLALAHATVNLIASGGNKLTRDAVLKIVNRVTG; via the coding sequence ATGAAAGAAGCAATGTCCATGTTAAAGAAAACGAGCCGCACTTTTTTTATACCAATAAGTTATTTGGATTCAGGATTAAGGGAAGCTGTTGCATCAGGCTATTTATGTATGCGGGCCATAGATGAAATCGAGGACCACAATGAACTCGCTGACGAACTGAAGGTGGAACTACTTCTTGAGATTTATGAAACATTTAAAACTCAGGATGTTATGGAAACCCAATTCATACTATCTCCTCATCGGACGGTATTACCGGCAGTTACGATGCAAATAGGTAAATGGGCGCTTCTATGTCCGTCTTCCAGTGCCGATATCGTATATCGGTACATCTCAAAGATGGCGTTACATATGGCTGAATGGGTTCAAAACGGGTGGAGCATTCATACAGAAGAGGATCTGGATCGATATACCTATAGCGTGGCAGGTATGGTTGGAGAGATGTTATCGGAGCTTTGGTATTGGTATGACGGAACTCGATCAGATCTAACGAAAGCGATTGCTTTCGGACGAGGTCTACAAGCGGTAAATATCCTCCGTAATAGAGAAGAGGATCTTAAACGTGGCGTTGACTTCTTTCCTGATGGTTGGGGATATAAGGAGATGCAACAGTACACACACCGCAATCTACAGATTGCCGACTCTTATATCGCAGAGCTGAAGGATGGCCCAGCATTAAAGTTTTGCAAGATTCCATTAGCGTTAGCCCATGCTACAGTCAACCTCATCGCTTCAGGTGGAAATAAATTAACGAGGGATGCGGTTCTAAAAATTGTGAATCGTGTGACTGGATAA
- a CDS encoding ABC transporter permease: MQEKFARSRVLFVQYLKRDWKKIIIWVLGLGLFSAGFVPAFEEMGKGQGLQGMYETLQNPAMISMVGPTPIENAADYTLGAMYAHEMLLFCGLFAMIIAALHVVSHTRKEEDLGLTELVRSFQVGRQANSFAVIAEVVMINILLALVIGGMMTSFGVDTISAEGSFLFGASIGMAGILGAVIALVMAQIMPTSSGATGSSLGIVGLLYIIRAGTDVSNVDFSMINPMGWTYLTYPFTENNGVPLILAIVFSVIVVIIAFVLEGGRDMGAGYLPERDGRESAKKSLLSVPGLFTKLNKGVMISWLIAFVVMGAAYGSIYGDMQTFLESNEIMSQMFTISGVSIEEAFTGTIMMVMIGLVSILPIAIVNKLFSEEARQHLSQLYATKVTRAQLYWTSVILAIVAGIVGILLASSGLGGTAISALGDGSSMNMRDFLAAGYNFLPSVLFFIALAALALGWAPRLGKAVYAYLGYSFALNYFGGILDLPEWFSKTAVQSWIPRMPVDSFDAATFITISVISVALMIMGYLGYRRRDMVEGA; the protein is encoded by the coding sequence ATGCAAGAAAAATTTGCGCGTTCGCGAGTACTATTCGTCCAATACCTGAAACGTGATTGGAAAAAAATCATCATCTGGGTTTTAGGTTTAGGCTTGTTTTCAGCCGGATTTGTTCCGGCTTTTGAAGAAATGGGCAAGGGCCAAGGGTTGCAGGGAATGTATGAAACCTTGCAAAATCCTGCTATGATTTCCATGGTTGGTCCTACACCGATTGAGAACGCAGCGGATTATACTTTGGGTGCAATGTATGCGCACGAAATGTTGTTATTCTGCGGTTTGTTTGCGATGATTATCGCTGCTTTGCATGTGGTAAGCCATACTCGCAAAGAAGAAGATCTTGGGCTTACTGAACTCGTACGCTCCTTTCAAGTAGGCCGTCAAGCCAATTCGTTTGCGGTGATTGCCGAAGTCGTCATGATCAATATTCTATTAGCGCTCGTTATTGGCGGAATGATGACTAGCTTTGGCGTAGATACGATTTCGGCCGAAGGATCCTTTTTGTTTGGCGCATCCATTGGAATGGCCGGGATCTTGGGAGCCGTAATTGCCTTAGTTATGGCGCAAATTATGCCGACTTCATCCGGTGCAACCGGTTCATCGCTCGGAATTGTAGGCTTGCTCTATATTATCCGAGCCGGAACGGATGTGTCGAATGTTGATTTTTCCATGATCAATCCGATGGGTTGGACTTATCTGACTTATCCATTTACAGAAAACAATGGGGTCCCTCTGATTTTGGCTATAGTCTTCAGCGTTATTGTCGTGATCATCGCTTTTGTCCTTGAAGGCGGTCGAGATATGGGTGCCGGTTATTTACCAGAAAGAGATGGCCGGGAGTCGGCAAAAAAATCATTGCTGTCCGTACCCGGCCTGTTTACAAAGCTGAACAAAGGCGTAATGATCAGTTGGTTGATTGCTTTCGTCGTCATGGGAGCAGCCTATGGTTCGATTTATGGAGATATGCAGACGTTCCTTGAAAGCAATGAAATCATGAGTCAAATGTTTACGATATCCGGCGTTTCCATCGAAGAAGCCTTCACTGGGACCATTATGATGGTCATGATTGGATTGGTTTCCATTTTGCCGATTGCGATCGTGAACAAACTTTTCTCGGAAGAAGCGCGACAGCATTTAAGCCAGCTTTATGCAACAAAAGTGACTCGAGCTCAGCTCTATTGGACGAGTGTCATTTTGGCGATTGTTGCTGGAATCGTTGGCATTTTGCTAGCTTCAAGCGGACTTGGCGGGACGGCCATTTCTGCCCTGGGTGACGGCTCGTCCATGAATATGAGGGATTTTTTGGCTGCTGGCTATAACTTCCTGCCTTCCGTGTTGTTCTTTATTGCACTTGCCGCTTTGGCTTTAGGTTGGGCACCAAGACTAGGCAAAGCCGTATATGCGTATCTTGGCTATTCTTTTGCATTAAACTATTTCGGCGGCATTCTCGATTTGCCGGAATGGTTCTCGAAAACAGCCGTTCAAAGTTGGATTCCGCGGATGCCGGTAGATTCGTTTGATGCAGCAACCTTTATTACGATCTCAGTGATCAGTGTTGCTTTGATGATTATGGGCTATTTGGGATATCGCAGACGGGATATGGTGGAAGGAGCTTAG
- a CDS encoding phytanoyl-CoA dioxygenase family protein, whose translation MKTAKLEIPKLMEQFHEQGYLVIPDILSQEQVSRLNAAIDEIVLAEPETLSHNIYNSVERHAEIAALIDQPAILPLIVNLLGHNIQLHISHLTIRQPNPSEAQTATHSFIDWHQDGPHPQFPVINGMTATYYIKVCYILSDMSEPDRGNTKVIPGSHKQPYNPNHKDVRQQLDGEVQVCGKPGDVFVFAQNLWHAGSPNRSAFTRRQLFLGYSPIWMRPIDYHSASVSLLKDADPIRRQLLGQISDNKFNYYVPEDSMVPLKSMLIHPSSQ comes from the coding sequence ATGAAGACAGCCAAGTTGGAAATACCGAAATTAATGGAGCAATTTCATGAACAGGGGTATTTGGTTATACCAGATATTTTGTCGCAGGAACAGGTGAGCCGGCTGAATGCCGCGATCGACGAAATTGTCTTGGCGGAACCAGAAACGCTTTCGCATAATATTTATAACAGCGTAGAACGCCATGCCGAGATCGCTGCATTAATCGATCAGCCTGCCATTCTTCCGTTAATCGTTAATTTGCTTGGCCACAACATTCAGCTTCACATCTCCCACCTCACGATCAGACAACCGAATCCAAGCGAAGCCCAAACGGCCACGCACAGCTTTATCGATTGGCATCAAGACGGTCCGCATCCGCAATTTCCTGTCATTAACGGCATGACGGCAACCTATTATATTAAGGTTTGTTATATTTTGAGCGATATGTCGGAGCCGGATCGCGGCAATACGAAAGTGATTCCGGGCAGTCACAAGCAGCCGTACAACCCGAATCACAAGGATGTGCGCCAGCAGCTTGACGGAGAGGTACAAGTGTGCGGAAAACCAGGTGACGTCTTCGTGTTCGCCCAAAACTTGTGGCATGCTGGCTCTCCGAATCGCTCCGCATTCACAAGAAGGCAGCTGTTCCTCGGCTACAGCCCGATCTGGATGCGTCCTATCGACTATCATTCGGCGTCTGTGAGCCTGTTGAAGGACGCCGATCCGATACGCCGCCAGCTGCTTGGGCAGATCAGCGACAACAAATTCAATTATTACGTTCCGGAGGATTCGATGGTGCCTCTCAAATCCATGTTGATCCATCCATCCTCGCAGTAG
- a CDS encoding extracellular solute-binding protein, translating to MKKLGTLLVAVSLAGAMLSACSGGNSSENPGNPSGATAKPGTETMEQPNGKPVKLDIIETGNNLPTPDKDIIKQELDKALNIDLNLTVYPAADDYNNQLNVRMSSGNFPDLFMVDRQQLIQFSKQGLLLDLTPYMDKLEQTVAFIGEDSVKKGMVDGKVYGISKSPQIPYNTLWIRKDWLDKLKLEVPTTVEQLASVAEAFTKNDPDGNGKPDTFGLTGSKLSAFSTVFGAFGVGMPGNFYEKDGKVVSALHEPAMKDALAFIKDMIESGSVDPELLANSGLQHQEKAIKGQAGIVYIDWPNMTKEQFVEQIKTVNPNAEWLQIAAPSGTGGQFDGSWDIGAAPGRYAIPKALEKDPEKLQRVFDLLNYISNPDGGSLLVQFGVKDTHFTLEDGKPLMTDKAGEVGHSWLYQFTGRPEMEYLQAKFAAQSAAIEFANDQPRIEALNGFVDNPEGYNPADATRYMEEEIAKFIYDKRPLTEYDDFIKTLETSMNYKALVDSAMDQLKALGYGD from the coding sequence ATGAAGAAATTAGGGACTTTGCTAGTAGCCGTTTCATTAGCGGGGGCTATGCTTTCTGCTTGTTCGGGGGGAAACAGCAGCGAGAATCCGGGAAACCCTTCGGGCGCTACCGCCAAGCCCGGAACGGAAACGATGGAGCAGCCTAACGGCAAACCGGTTAAGCTCGACATTATCGAGACGGGGAACAATCTTCCGACGCCCGATAAAGATATAATTAAGCAGGAATTGGATAAGGCGCTGAATATCGACCTGAACCTGACAGTGTATCCAGCAGCGGACGATTACAACAATCAACTAAACGTTCGGATGTCTTCGGGGAACTTTCCCGACCTGTTCATGGTCGACCGGCAGCAGCTCATTCAATTTTCCAAGCAAGGGCTGCTTCTCGATCTGACGCCGTATATGGATAAATTGGAGCAAACGGTAGCGTTCATCGGAGAGGACAGCGTCAAGAAGGGGATGGTCGACGGGAAAGTATATGGCATCTCCAAATCTCCGCAAATCCCTTACAACACCTTATGGATCCGAAAGGATTGGCTCGACAAGCTGAAGCTGGAGGTGCCGACGACCGTAGAGCAGTTGGCTTCCGTAGCGGAAGCGTTCACTAAGAATGATCCGGATGGAAATGGCAAGCCGGACACCTTCGGTCTGACGGGCAGCAAGCTGAGTGCATTCTCGACCGTTTTCGGAGCCTTCGGCGTCGGAATGCCAGGCAACTTCTACGAGAAGGACGGTAAAGTCGTCAGTGCGCTGCATGAACCGGCAATGAAGGATGCTTTGGCCTTTATTAAGGACATGATTGAATCCGGATCGGTTGATCCGGAGCTGCTCGCCAATAGCGGATTGCAGCATCAAGAGAAGGCGATCAAAGGGCAGGCGGGCATCGTCTATATCGATTGGCCTAACATGACGAAGGAGCAGTTCGTGGAACAGATCAAAACCGTTAATCCGAATGCGGAATGGCTGCAAATCGCCGCTCCATCGGGTACAGGAGGACAATTCGACGGTTCGTGGGATATCGGTGCAGCGCCTGGTAGATATGCCATTCCGAAAGCGCTTGAGAAAGACCCGGAGAAGCTGCAGCGGGTGTTCGATCTCCTCAACTATATTTCGAATCCGGACGGAGGCTCGTTGCTCGTGCAGTTCGGGGTGAAGGATACACACTTCACACTTGAGGACGGCAAGCCGTTGATGACGGACAAAGCGGGCGAGGTTGGCCATTCTTGGCTGTACCAATTCACCGGCAGACCGGAAATGGAATATTTGCAAGCGAAGTTCGCCGCACAATCGGCTGCAATCGAATTCGCGAACGATCAACCCCGTATTGAAGCGTTGAACGGATTCGTCGACAATCCGGAGGGGTATAACCCTGCCGATGCGACTCGATACATGGAAGAGGAGATCGCGAAGTTTATTTACGATAAACGTCCATTGACCGAATACGATGACTTTATCAAGACGCTGGAAACGTCTATGAACTACAAAGCGTTAGTGGACAGCGCTATGGATCAGCTCAAGGCGCTCGGTTACGGGGACTAA